A genomic stretch from Anaerolinea thermophila UNI-1 includes:
- a CDS encoding two-component system sensor histidine kinase NtrB produces the protein MSHSLKYICAMVSRLLDVEACALYQVSALSPQMVKICNGGEEDVFPPVMTLADLVRLTGIQIWTPGRRALTLVHRAGQEQGLTFVASASLGNAGGAIGLLVLGGRGEVREERVLSTLRMLRRQIAAFLENYLKVEVIQERLSAIQQDFDVLESAINGVNEGIFILKPDLRIDKINVRAEWLFGYAQYEIVGVPVENVLIGSDRLRPSLEAALEGVPIHTIGDLSLHRRNGLSFPAVVQVVRVPAEGKVNALVVLVTDVSEGEAIRIRTQQLEQRALLGEVTSVFAHEVRNPINNIYTGLQVLSATLPPDDANQEHLTRLQQDCVRLNNLMESVLNFSRNTQYKFEPVDLKDFLQRILDRWRPRFGKVNIEAQLFVQEGTPKAYADPRSLEQVFTNLISNAVDAMSKKGGHLTFQVSPKIGSLGRSEVVIAVLDDGPGIPDEIRERIFEPFVTTKPNGTGLGLAITKRIVTAHHGSIQVNSFPGGTVFEVTLQAYTGDES, from the coding sequence TTGTCCCATTCCCTTAAGTACATTTGTGCTATGGTTTCCCGTTTGCTGGATGTGGAAGCCTGTGCTTTGTATCAGGTGAGTGCTCTTTCTCCCCAAATGGTTAAGATTTGCAATGGTGGTGAAGAAGATGTCTTTCCGCCGGTGATGACCTTGGCAGATCTGGTGCGTCTTACAGGGATACAAATCTGGACGCCAGGACGCCGTGCCTTAACCCTGGTTCATCGCGCAGGGCAGGAACAGGGGTTGACCTTTGTAGCCAGTGCTTCTCTGGGCAATGCGGGTGGCGCGATTGGTCTGCTGGTGCTGGGTGGCAGGGGAGAGGTCAGAGAAGAAAGAGTACTATCCACACTACGGATGCTCAGGCGCCAAATTGCGGCGTTTTTGGAAAATTATCTGAAAGTTGAGGTGATTCAAGAGCGGTTATCGGCTATTCAACAGGATTTTGATGTGCTGGAGTCTGCTATTAATGGTGTTAACGAAGGGATTTTTATCCTGAAGCCGGATTTGCGTATAGATAAAATAAACGTTCGAGCGGAATGGTTGTTCGGATATGCCCAGTATGAAATTGTTGGCGTTCCCGTGGAGAATGTACTGATAGGTTCGGATCGCCTTCGCCCTTCCCTGGAAGCGGCTTTGGAAGGTGTGCCTATCCATACCATTGGAGACTTGTCTCTTCATCGCCGGAATGGATTGTCTTTTCCGGCGGTCGTTCAGGTGGTAAGGGTACCAGCGGAAGGCAAGGTAAATGCACTGGTTGTTCTGGTTACAGATGTAAGCGAGGGTGAAGCCATTCGAATTCGCACCCAACAACTGGAACAGCGGGCTTTGTTAGGAGAGGTGACCTCAGTGTTCGCTCATGAGGTTCGTAATCCCATTAACAACATTTACACAGGACTTCAGGTTCTTTCTGCAACGCTTCCTCCGGATGACGCTAATCAAGAGCACCTGACACGTTTGCAGCAGGATTGTGTCCGCCTGAATAACTTGATGGAATCTGTGCTTAATTTCTCCCGGAATACTCAATATAAATTTGAGCCAGTGGACCTAAAAGATTTTCTTCAGAGAATTTTAGATCGTTGGCGTCCTCGTTTTGGAAAAGTAAATATTGAAGCGCAATTATTTGTTCAAGAGGGTACGCCCAAAGCCTACGCCGACCCTCGTTCGCTGGAACAGGTTTTTACCAACCTGATCAGTAATGCTGTAGACGCAATGAGTAAAAAAGGGGGACACCTGACCTTTCAGGTATCTCCCAAAATTGGTTCTCTGGGACGGTCTGAGGTGGTCATTGCCGTATTGGATGATGGTCCGGGTATCCCTGATGAAATTCGTGAGAGAATATTTGAACCGTTCGTGACCACGAAACCGAATGGAACAGGCTTGGGATTAGCAATTACAAAGAGAATTGTCACAGCCCACCATGGGAGTATTCAGGTAAACTCATTCCCTGGAGGTACGGTATTTGAAGTTACCTTGCAGGCATATACAGGAGATGAATCATGA
- the trmFO gene encoding methylenetetrahydrofolate--tRNA-(uracil(54)-C(5))-methyltransferase (FADH(2)-oxidizing) TrmFO translates to MHPMADIIIIGGGLAGSEAAWQAAKAGLKVDLYEMRPQKSTGAHSTSFLGELVCSNSLGSALVDRASGLLKEELRLLGSLLLSVAEECALPAGGALAVDREMFAQTITEKIESHPNIRVIREEYPTIPSRPAIIASGPLTSPTLSKAIQELTGTEHLFFFDAIAPIVRAETINMEKAFRASRYQRGVIEEGDYINCPFTREEYEQFIEALLNSERIPLREFEEEIKHGVRAGAHEYFEGCLPIEVLAARGKEALAFGPMRPIGLRDPHTGKRPYAVVQLRQDNLAGTLYNLVGFQTNLTFPEQRRVFRMIPGLENAEFVRYGQMHRNTFIASPALLLPTLQFRKRSDLFFAGQITGVEGYMGNIATGLLAGINAARLLKGETPVSLPETTMLGALCHYVTHASLKDFQPMKANFGILPALPDPAPGKSQRALQYVERALNNLRKWAEKNYIPLEDRENK, encoded by the coding sequence ATACATCCTATGGCTGACATAATCATCATTGGTGGTGGTTTGGCTGGCTCAGAAGCCGCGTGGCAAGCCGCAAAAGCGGGGCTTAAGGTTGATCTTTACGAAATGCGGCCCCAAAAAAGTACCGGTGCGCACTCAACTTCCTTTTTGGGGGAATTGGTGTGTTCCAATTCCCTTGGATCTGCACTCGTTGATAGAGCCTCGGGTTTATTGAAAGAAGAACTGAGACTCCTGGGTTCTCTGCTTCTAAGTGTTGCCGAAGAGTGCGCGCTTCCAGCGGGGGGGGCACTGGCAGTAGACCGGGAGATGTTTGCTCAAACCATTACTGAGAAAATCGAGTCTCACCCCAATATCCGGGTAATACGTGAAGAATACCCCACCATCCCCTCACGACCTGCTATCATTGCCTCAGGGCCATTAACTTCTCCAACGCTTTCGAAAGCCATTCAGGAACTGACAGGCACAGAGCATTTATTTTTCTTTGACGCTATTGCTCCTATTGTTCGAGCCGAAACCATCAATATGGAAAAAGCCTTTCGAGCATCTCGATATCAGCGAGGTGTAATAGAGGAAGGTGATTACATAAACTGCCCTTTCACCCGAGAGGAGTATGAGCAATTTATCGAAGCCCTGCTCAACTCTGAACGCATTCCTCTGCGAGAATTTGAAGAAGAAATTAAGCATGGGGTAAGGGCAGGAGCCCACGAGTATTTCGAGGGTTGCCTTCCCATTGAAGTCCTGGCGGCTCGAGGAAAAGAGGCTCTGGCTTTCGGTCCCATGCGCCCTATCGGACTTCGGGATCCACACACGGGAAAACGTCCATATGCCGTAGTACAACTCCGTCAGGACAATCTGGCGGGCACCCTCTATAATCTTGTGGGCTTTCAAACCAATCTGACATTCCCGGAACAACGTCGCGTCTTTCGCATGATTCCAGGTTTAGAGAATGCCGAATTTGTCCGATACGGACAAATGCACCGAAACACCTTTATTGCATCTCCAGCTCTTTTGCTTCCCACTTTACAATTCCGAAAGAGATCAGACCTGTTTTTTGCCGGACAAATTACCGGGGTAGAAGGGTACATGGGGAATATTGCAACGGGTTTGCTGGCAGGAATCAATGCTGCGCGCCTCTTAAAAGGGGAAACACCGGTTTCACTGCCTGAAACCACAATGCTGGGAGCGCTCTGCCATTATGTCACTCATGCCTCTCTTAAGGATTTTCAGCCCATGAAAGCCAATTTTGGCATCTTGCCCGCGCTTCCTGATCCGGCACCTGGAAAATCACAACGTGCACTACAATATGTAGAGAGAGCATTAAATAATCTAAGAAAATGGGCAGAGAAAAATTATATTCCTCTCGAAGATAGAGAGAACAAATGA
- a CDS encoding sensor histidine kinase gives MQELELLRQIRQPWVQRSPQTLARAVNIREDLRNQLEQFFDRMEVSLETGTYSWMDPILSAWAEALPQSESPEMSSSLVDFIGDLLLFTVKVCEETLKPEYSVAITSGLLPIFLYCFRRAFEMEMEIRIRAISEQLQQVQQTLEKLDQSKSDFIAVAAHELKTPLTLVDGYAAMLRDALSTRNLSPYEIDLLNGIHNGTRRLKTIIDDMIDVSLIDNNLLSLNFQPVWINRILHVLENELQGVIKERQQTLTIQDFPGSGEMTFGDPERLLQVFRNVLTNAIKYTPDGGSISVDGRKLPGFIEVIIKDTGIGIDPEDQLLIFDKFARLGKTDLHSSSKTKFKGGGPGLGLHIAKGIVEAHGGAIWVESPGFDEKTCPGSTFHILLPLMTQPPDEKMARLLAPLTHKPAKKPLLGSRQP, from the coding sequence ATGCAAGAACTCGAACTGCTTCGCCAAATTCGTCAACCCTGGGTGCAGCGATCTCCTCAAACCCTGGCACGAGCCGTGAACATTCGGGAAGATTTACGCAATCAACTGGAGCAGTTCTTTGATCGGATGGAAGTTTCTCTGGAGACCGGCACCTACTCCTGGATGGACCCTATCCTCTCTGCATGGGCAGAGGCTTTACCCCAATCCGAATCTCCTGAGATGTCCAGCAGTCTGGTGGACTTTATCGGGGATTTGCTTCTCTTTACAGTCAAAGTTTGCGAAGAGACACTAAAACCCGAGTATTCCGTGGCGATAACGAGTGGGTTGTTGCCCATTTTTCTTTACTGTTTTCGGCGTGCTTTTGAAATGGAGATGGAAATTCGCATTCGAGCCATCTCAGAGCAATTACAACAAGTCCAACAAACACTGGAAAAACTGGATCAGAGCAAGTCTGATTTCATTGCTGTAGCAGCACACGAATTGAAAACGCCTCTCACCCTGGTAGATGGTTATGCCGCTATGCTGAGAGATGCATTAAGCACCCGTAATCTCTCTCCTTATGAGATTGATTTGTTAAATGGGATTCATAACGGGACAAGACGTTTGAAAACCATCATCGACGACATGATTGATGTATCTCTCATTGACAACAATTTGCTCTCTCTCAATTTTCAACCTGTATGGATTAATCGCATTCTCCATGTTCTGGAAAATGAACTTCAGGGTGTAATCAAAGAACGGCAACAGACCTTAACCATTCAGGATTTTCCTGGTAGCGGTGAAATGACCTTTGGAGATCCAGAACGCCTTTTACAGGTCTTCCGAAATGTGCTGACCAATGCCATTAAGTACACGCCGGATGGCGGTTCAATCAGTGTGGATGGTCGAAAGCTTCCAGGATTTATAGAGGTAATTATCAAAGATACAGGGATTGGCATTGACCCTGAAGACCAATTGCTTATTTTCGACAAGTTTGCTCGCCTGGGAAAGACCGACCTGCACTCCAGCAGTAAAACAAAATTCAAAGGCGGTGGGCCTGGTTTAGGACTGCATATTGCCAAAGGTATCGTAGAAGCCCACGGGGGCGCTATCTGGGTAGAATCCCCCGGCTTCGATGAGAAAACCTGTCCCGGCTCCACTTTCCACATCTTACTTCCTTTGATGACCCAACCCCCAGATGAAAAAATGGCACGCCTATTGGCACCCCTGACCCATAAACCCGCGAAAAAACCTCTTTTAGGAAGTAGACAACCATGA
- a CDS encoding M28 family peptidase, with product MRQRTFRLLLTSLLALVCMLLLLWLLRKPVLAPTTFNAERAYQDVLTQVSFGARHPGSEGHQQMLVWLSDQLNEAGWSVEIQQAGTPEAPILNLIAHRNQGAPLIILGAHYDTREFADRDPDPEKQTSPVPGANDGASGVAVLLELARVIPSDLPVEVVLVFFDAEDQGQIKQQNWIQGSTVFADSLIDMPQAVVIVDMVGDSTLRLPLERNSSPKLQQTLWKIAQELGYETIFVNEPGPSILDDHIPFIQRGIPAVDIIDFGYAFWHTTQDTPDKVSPQSLKAVGDTLLEWLVKYHGRIHEE from the coding sequence ATGAGACAACGAACATTTCGCCTTTTATTGACCAGCCTTCTGGCGCTAGTTTGCATGCTCCTACTATTATGGTTGTTACGCAAACCTGTTTTAGCGCCGACCACCTTCAATGCAGAGCGTGCTTATCAGGATGTCCTTACTCAGGTATCCTTTGGGGCACGTCACCCGGGAAGCGAAGGGCATCAACAAATGCTTGTTTGGCTAAGTGATCAATTGAATGAAGCAGGCTGGTCCGTTGAGATTCAGCAGGCAGGCACGCCAGAAGCCCCCATTCTGAACCTGATTGCACACCGAAATCAAGGTGCGCCTCTGATCATTCTGGGCGCCCATTATGATACCCGAGAATTTGCCGATCGTGATCCTGACCCGGAAAAACAGACAAGCCCCGTTCCAGGAGCAAATGATGGTGCTTCAGGGGTTGCTGTATTACTCGAACTTGCAAGGGTTATTCCCTCGGATTTACCTGTAGAGGTCGTGCTGGTGTTTTTTGATGCAGAAGATCAGGGACAAATCAAGCAACAAAACTGGATTCAAGGTTCTACTGTTTTCGCCGACTCCCTCATTGACATGCCTCAGGCAGTTGTCATCGTGGATATGGTGGGAGACTCTACTTTACGGCTACCTCTAGAGCGCAATTCTTCTCCCAAACTGCAACAAACATTATGGAAAATTGCCCAGGAATTAGGATATGAAACGATCTTTGTTAACGAACCGGGCCCCAGTATTCTGGATGATCATATCCCGTTTATTCAAAGAGGTATTCCAGCAGTAGATATCATTGATTTCGGCTATGCTTTCTGGCATACAACCCAGGATACACCCGATAAAGTATCCCCTCAAAGTCTCAAAGCCGTCGGCGATACCTTACTGGAATGGTTAGTCAAATATCATGGAAGAATCCATGAGGAATAA
- a CDS encoding RNA polymerase factor sigma-54 produces MLHHLPLHTIKPLATAHLAQTMSLLSLTATELQEHIEAELSSNPALEMLDELRCPVCHRKLPPQGVCPVCSQPVLGQGEEAVVFISTREVYTGFGDPQEEDDREDNGVLEEESLAVHVFRQIAPDIPPEDRKIAAFLLTHLNEDGLLTISLQEIASYHHVSLERVRRIQQMIQRADPAGVGSIEPKEALLAQLDLLEEVQPVPSLARKVIEEGLDLLSRHQFHELARLMKVSVGEIQRVASFISKNLNPYPGRSFWGDSKGGKSLTQQVFYKPDILISLASNGEQEVLVVEILFPLWGTLRVNPLYRKALQQVDEELREEMRQDLERASLFVKCLQQRNHTMQRLMQRLVAWQKDFIIKGEKHLKPLTRAQLAKELGVHESTISRAVANKAVQLPSGRIIPLSDFFDRSLSARIVLKELIMHETKPLSDAELVKLMAQRGYEVARRTVAKYRAMEGILPANLRRACY; encoded by the coding sequence ATGCTCCATCATCTTCCTTTACACACAATCAAGCCCCTTGCAACGGCTCATCTGGCTCAAACGATGAGCCTGTTAAGTCTGACTGCCACGGAATTACAGGAACACATCGAAGCAGAACTGTCGTCTAACCCGGCATTGGAAATGCTGGATGAATTACGCTGCCCTGTGTGTCACAGAAAATTGCCCCCACAGGGGGTTTGTCCTGTCTGCAGTCAACCTGTTTTGGGGCAGGGTGAAGAAGCGGTTGTGTTTATTTCTACACGGGAAGTTTACACAGGCTTTGGAGACCCTCAGGAAGAAGATGATCGAGAAGATAACGGGGTACTGGAAGAAGAGAGTTTGGCTGTTCATGTCTTTCGACAAATAGCCCCAGATATTCCCCCGGAAGACCGTAAAATTGCTGCTTTTTTGCTTACACATCTCAATGAAGATGGATTGCTCACCATCTCTCTTCAGGAAATCGCTTCGTATCATCATGTCTCTCTGGAACGAGTACGCAGAATTCAGCAGATGATTCAACGTGCCGATCCTGCTGGTGTGGGAAGCATAGAGCCAAAAGAAGCCTTGCTGGCGCAACTGGATCTTTTGGAAGAAGTGCAACCCGTACCATCCCTGGCGCGAAAGGTCATTGAGGAAGGATTGGATCTGCTCTCTCGTCATCAGTTTCACGAGTTAGCGCGATTGATGAAAGTCTCTGTGGGCGAGATTCAACGCGTTGCTTCTTTTATTAGCAAAAATCTCAATCCTTACCCGGGACGCTCTTTCTGGGGAGATTCAAAGGGGGGAAAGAGTCTCACTCAACAGGTGTTTTATAAACCGGATATTTTGATTTCTCTGGCGAGTAATGGGGAACAGGAAGTCCTGGTAGTAGAAATTCTCTTTCCTCTTTGGGGAACCTTACGGGTGAATCCTCTATATCGCAAAGCCCTTCAGCAAGTGGATGAAGAATTGCGCGAAGAGATGCGTCAGGATTTAGAACGCGCTTCTCTGTTTGTGAAATGCTTGCAGCAACGCAACCATACCATGCAAAGATTGATGCAACGTCTGGTGGCATGGCAGAAAGATTTCATTATCAAAGGGGAAAAACACTTAAAGCCCCTGACTCGAGCACAACTTGCGAAAGAATTGGGTGTACATGAATCGACCATCTCTCGAGCAGTGGCGAATAAAGCTGTTCAGTTGCCTTCGGGAAGAATCATTCCTCTCTCAGATTTCTTTGACCGAAGTCTTTCGGCACGTATCGTTTTGAAAGAGTTGATTATGCATGAAACCAAGCCTTTGAGTGATGCCGAACTGGTTAAACTCATGGCGCAAAGAGGTTACGAGGTAGCGCGCAGAACAGTGGCAAAATATCGGGCAATGGAAGGGATTTTGCCTGCCAACTTAAGAAGGGCGTGTTATTGA